A region from the Cellvibrio sp. PSBB006 genome encodes:
- a CDS encoding protein-glutamate O-methyltransferase CheR: MKKIEGFDNPPVVLDDEHITIILNDLIEHHGYDFRGYSRSSLTRRIYRLMSLDKYASFSEFRFRLKYDAGFLNRFVEEITVNVTEMFRDPTFYQTLRRDILPLLATKPLIRIWHAGCSTGEEVYSMAILLQEANLLHKSLLYATDLNPAVLNTTREGIYPLTQMKGWSENYILAGGVRDFSSYYTANYDRAKLDSALAERFVLSTHNLVSDRSFNEFQLILCRNVLIYFDKPLQEKVLQLFDDSLESLGFLALGTKETLKFSAVAHKFQQVERDQKIWRKVA, from the coding sequence ATGAAAAAAATTGAAGGCTTTGATAATCCCCCGGTCGTTCTGGATGATGAGCATATCACTATCATCCTCAACGACCTCATTGAACATCACGGCTACGATTTCAGGGGCTACTCCCGTTCATCACTCACCCGCCGGATCTACCGGCTGATGTCGCTGGACAAGTACGCCAGCTTTTCCGAGTTTCGGTTTCGCTTGAAATATGACGCCGGCTTTCTGAATCGCTTTGTGGAAGAAATCACCGTAAACGTCACCGAGATGTTTCGTGACCCGACGTTTTACCAAACACTGCGCCGGGATATTTTACCTTTGCTTGCAACCAAGCCACTCATCCGAATATGGCACGCAGGCTGCTCAACCGGCGAAGAAGTTTATTCCATGGCGATCCTGTTGCAGGAAGCAAATCTTTTACATAAATCATTGCTTTATGCCACCGATCTCAATCCCGCTGTGCTCAACACCACCCGCGAAGGTATTTACCCCTTGACGCAGATGAAAGGCTGGTCAGAAAACTATATTCTCGCGGGGGGTGTGCGGGATTTTTCCAGTTATTACACGGCAAATTATGACCGAGCCAAACTTGACAGTGCGCTGGCGGAACGCTTTGTACTGTCCACCCACAATCTGGTATCGGATCGTTCCTTTAACGAATTCCAGTTGATTCTGTGTCGGAATGTGCTGATTTATTTTGACAAGCCGTTGCAGGAAAAGGTATTGCAGTTGTTTGATGACAGCCTGGAAAGCCTTGGCTTTTTGGCTCTGGGTACCAAGGAGACGTTAAAATTTTCCGCTGTGGCCCATAAATTCCAACAGGTGGAACGCGACCAGAAAATCTGGCGAAAAGTTGCTTAA
- a CDS encoding PAS domain-containing sensor histidine kinase produces the protein MTNAVSSAVSSSAMGWLDTKLIDLMPAAVYVCAAPSGLIVRYNQRAVELWGRAPQTGETGERFCGAHRLFWMDGTPLPRSDAPMAQVLASGEPVCDQEVIVERPDGSRIVALVNIDVIRDEHHNIIGAVNVLKDITERKRMEEESRRLIDKLRQERERLREAFERSPAFMAVLRGPDHVFESVNQRYCELLGDRAFVGKTVREAVPEIEDQGYLNILDHVFQTGEPFVGSDMRVMLRKAPQQELEERYIELIYEPLRSPSGKVTGILVHGVDLSERKKAQTQLAHIRQESERQRRLYETVLATIPDFVYVFDLDFRFTYANDALLKMWGKTWAESAGKNCLELGYPAWHAAKHDRELTEVLTTGRPVQDEVPFIGTHGLRIYDYIFVPVFGANGEIEAIAGTTRDVTERKQMEQELQRRAEELAEADRKKDEFIALLAHELRNPLAPVRNGLRILELAENDPQTMAQVRSMMERQLTHMVRLIDDLLDVSRMNRNKLHLQKGRVSLEEVINNAVEATRPAIEAAGHSLTLSLPEKPIFLDADLTRLAQVFSNLLSNSAKYTKPGGKIWLIAERHENQLTVEVRDNGIGIPAASLPNIFDMFSQVPSDSEHCMDGLGIGLALVKVLVDMHQGSVSASSDGPDKGSTFCVTLPILNTVADLQPEPRVKDIHASDQPKRRILIVDDNRDACDSMAMLLNLLGHDVRIAHDGFEALASVEAFAPHIVLMDVGMPNLNGYDATRLIREQANGKAITIVAVTGWGQEGDRTQSRAAGCDGHLVKPVNLKDIEDLLCDLKLREEKIQVFGETTL, from the coding sequence ATGACTAATGCCGTGTCAAGTGCAGTTTCGTCTTCTGCTATGGGTTGGCTTGATACAAAATTGATCGATCTGATGCCCGCGGCGGTGTATGTCTGTGCGGCTCCCTCCGGTTTGATTGTGCGTTACAACCAGCGTGCCGTTGAACTCTGGGGACGGGCGCCGCAAACGGGAGAAACGGGTGAACGATTTTGTGGCGCCCATCGTTTGTTCTGGATGGACGGAACGCCGTTGCCTCGCTCCGATGCGCCGATGGCGCAAGTGTTAGCTAGCGGCGAACCGGTATGCGATCAGGAAGTTATAGTCGAGCGGCCCGACGGCAGTCGTATTGTGGCCTTGGTCAACATTGATGTGATTCGCGATGAGCACCACAATATTATTGGTGCAGTGAATGTATTAAAAGATATTACCGAACGAAAAAGGATGGAGGAAGAATCCCGGCGCCTGATCGATAAACTGCGACAGGAGCGGGAGCGCCTCCGGGAAGCCTTTGAACGGTCACCGGCATTTATGGCGGTACTGCGAGGGCCTGATCATGTTTTTGAAAGTGTGAATCAACGCTATTGTGAACTCTTGGGGGACCGTGCATTTGTCGGTAAAACCGTGCGCGAAGCGGTGCCCGAAATAGAAGATCAAGGCTACCTGAATATACTTGATCATGTCTTCCAGACCGGGGAACCCTTCGTGGGTTCTGACATGCGGGTTATGTTACGAAAAGCGCCGCAGCAAGAACTGGAAGAAAGATATATTGAGTTGATTTACGAACCCTTGCGGTCTCCCTCAGGGAAGGTTACCGGTATTCTTGTTCACGGCGTTGATCTCAGCGAGCGTAAAAAAGCACAAACCCAACTGGCGCATATCCGCCAGGAATCTGAGCGCCAACGTCGCCTCTACGAAACAGTCCTCGCCACCATTCCTGATTTTGTTTATGTCTTCGATCTTGATTTTCGCTTTACCTATGCCAACGATGCCTTGTTAAAAATGTGGGGCAAGACCTGGGCGGAGTCTGCCGGTAAAAACTGCCTGGAATTGGGGTATCCCGCATGGCATGCCGCCAAACATGATCGTGAATTAACAGAAGTACTGACCACTGGGCGTCCGGTGCAGGATGAAGTCCCCTTTATCGGCACGCACGGTTTGCGCATTTACGATTATATTTTTGTGCCGGTCTTTGGGGCTAATGGCGAAATTGAAGCAATTGCCGGTACGACGCGCGACGTGACAGAGCGCAAACAAATGGAACAGGAATTACAGCGTCGTGCGGAAGAACTTGCCGAAGCGGATCGCAAGAAAGATGAATTTATTGCGTTGCTCGCTCACGAATTGCGCAACCCTCTCGCACCGGTACGCAATGGCTTGCGTATTCTCGAACTGGCGGAAAACGACCCACAAACCATGGCCCAGGTTCGCTCGATGATGGAGCGACAATTGACGCATATGGTGCGCTTGATTGATGACCTGCTGGACGTGTCGCGGATGAACCGCAATAAATTGCATCTGCAAAAAGGTCGCGTGTCGCTGGAAGAAGTGATCAACAATGCCGTTGAGGCAACTCGCCCGGCTATTGAGGCAGCGGGGCATTCGCTGACTTTGTCATTGCCGGAAAAGCCAATCTTTCTTGATGCAGATCTTACCCGTCTGGCTCAGGTCTTTAGCAACCTGCTCTCGAACAGCGCAAAATATACCAAGCCGGGTGGGAAAATCTGGTTGATCGCCGAACGCCATGAAAATCAATTGACGGTTGAAGTCCGCGATAATGGTATCGGTATTCCCGCTGCGTCACTGCCGAATATTTTTGATATGTTTTCGCAAGTACCAAGTGACAGCGAACATTGTATGGATGGGTTGGGTATTGGATTAGCACTGGTTAAAGTGTTGGTCGACATGCATCAAGGCAGTGTCAGTGCAAGCAGCGATGGGCCCGATAAAGGCAGCACGTTTTGTGTAACCTTGCCGATATTAAATACCGTTGCGGATCTGCAACCAGAGCCCCGAGTAAAGGATATACACGCATCTGATCAGCCCAAGCGGCGCATTCTGATTGTGGACGACAACCGCGACGCCTGTGATTCCATGGCGATGCTGTTAAATTTATTGGGCCACGATGTACGCATTGCCCACGATGGCTTCGAAGCGCTTGCCAGCGTGGAAGCCTTTGCACCGCATATTGTGTTGATGGATGTGGGTATGCCTAACCTGAATGGTTACGATGCAACACGACTGATTCGTGAACAGGCTAATGGCAAAGCGATTACTATTGTGGCAGTAACCGGTTGGGGGCAGGAGGGGGATCGCACCCAATCGCGGGCGGCGGGATGTGATGGCCATTTGGTAAAACCGGTGAACCTGAAAGATATTGAAGACTTGCTGTGCGATTTGAAACTGCGTGAAGAGAAAATTCAGGTATTCGGTGAAACCACTCTATAA
- a CDS encoding response regulator: MKKYTSNLLIGFGISLLVLFISSTASFISINNLLTSVHWVNHSNEIIIDAEEILAALREAEAGQRGYLMTGDPEYLEFFNYSQSSAREALDLIDALTIDNPVQQESAQELRAHIENRLVLLNQLITHKDTTGIIDTEGLNKGKELMDKVEQTLSVIKQRETELLANRVTTMNNSARYTTALIVIAALIALLITTLFYVRIKNDFAQRALLQKELERKDRDISERIDIIKSVADRIALGNYTIRIDHQQSDSLGNVAVSLNKMAASLEQSFQILSDKEWAQSGMASLNDVMIGEHNVEKLCDGIIEFIASFIGAHAGAVYILDHEELRFFAGFAYAADPARASFKLGEGVIGQAVATNRLMELKDIPPESIYIKFTLGEATPNHLLAIPIMDGHTIKGAIELASLGNFSEREIDFLKNAVHNIGIAISAAQNRRRLQELLDETQSQAEELQAQHTELENINSELEVQAEKLQASEEELRAQQDELHFANQALEERSLLLEERNQVISARNIEIQEKADALAQSMRYKSEFLANMSHELRTPLNSILLLSRLMSENNNHNLTNDQIEYARVIETSGQGLLTLIDEILDLSKIESGKMELEYQLVPIAEIADDIKSLFKPVALAKNLEFKVQISPDLPESIETDKLRLEQILRNLVSNALKFTAKGYVSLTAVPVAQDNRLIDIVVKDTGIGIPTDKQELVFEAFQQADGSTQRKYGGTGLGLSISRELVKLLGGEIRLTSEVNAGSEFTVRVPLRKHNIPAPQPAPVATPEINPIEESRKKFISTDVPRSIPDDREHVGRTDKVILIVEDDVNFAKALLEYTREKGYKGIVAVRGDEGLELAKEFLPLGILLDIQLPVKDGWEVMEELKANPSTRHIPVHIMSVHQFKNESLLKGAVDFIDKPIAFEKMHSVFQKIEYVLTHHPKKVLIVEENTKHANALAYFLQKFDVRLEVKSGVDDAVTSLRQQDVDCVVLDMCVPHERSYETLEEVKRTPGLENLPIIVFTGKSLSSTEEVKLKRYADSIVVKTAHSFRRILDEVSLFLHLMEKKESDNSPRKSKQHTLTLDDILENKTVLLVDDDVRNIFSLTKVMESIKMNVVTAIDGKDALKQLTENPQVDIVLMDMMMPEMDGYETTKAIRTNPAYSELPIIAVTAKAMVGDRDKCIQAGASDYITKPVDIDQLLSLLRVWLYEKN, from the coding sequence ATGAAAAAATACACCAGCAATCTGCTTATTGGTTTTGGCATATCACTGTTAGTGTTGTTTATCAGCTCTACCGCATCATTTATCAGCATCAACAACCTGCTGACCAGTGTGCATTGGGTTAATCATTCCAATGAAATCATCATCGACGCAGAAGAAATACTGGCAGCCTTGCGCGAGGCTGAAGCGGGGCAACGAGGCTACCTGATGACGGGTGACCCGGAGTATCTCGAATTTTTTAATTATTCCCAAAGCAGCGCGCGCGAAGCACTGGACCTAATTGATGCCTTGACGATTGATAACCCGGTACAACAGGAATCTGCCCAGGAGTTACGGGCACATATAGAAAACCGCCTGGTATTGCTTAATCAATTGATTACCCACAAAGACACCACCGGCATTATCGATACCGAGGGGCTAAACAAAGGTAAAGAGTTGATGGACAAGGTTGAACAAACCCTGTCTGTTATTAAGCAGCGCGAGACAGAGCTATTGGCCAACCGCGTTACCACCATGAATAACTCAGCCCGCTATACCACAGCGTTGATTGTCATTGCCGCATTGATTGCTTTGCTTATCACTACGTTATTTTATGTTCGCATCAAGAATGATTTTGCCCAGCGCGCGTTGCTGCAAAAGGAACTGGAGCGAAAAGACCGGGATATCAGCGAGCGCATTGACATCATCAAAAGTGTTGCTGATCGTATTGCCTTGGGCAACTACACCATTCGTATCGATCATCAACAGTCCGATTCACTTGGCAATGTCGCCGTTTCGCTGAACAAAATGGCTGCCTCACTGGAGCAATCATTTCAGATACTATCCGACAAGGAATGGGCACAAAGCGGTATGGCTTCATTAAACGATGTGATGATCGGCGAACATAACGTGGAAAAGCTCTGCGACGGTATTATTGAGTTTATTGCCAGCTTTATCGGTGCGCACGCCGGTGCGGTTTATATTCTCGATCATGAGGAGCTGCGTTTCTTTGCCGGTTTTGCATACGCGGCAGATCCGGCCAGAGCCAGTTTTAAACTGGGCGAAGGTGTTATCGGCCAGGCTGTAGCGACCAATCGCCTGATGGAATTGAAGGATATCCCGCCGGAAAGTATCTATATCAAGTTTACCCTGGGTGAGGCCACACCCAACCATCTCCTTGCTATACCCATTATGGATGGTCACACCATCAAAGGCGCGATTGAATTGGCCTCGCTGGGCAACTTTAGTGAACGCGAGATAGATTTTCTGAAAAATGCTGTCCATAACATCGGCATCGCCATCTCCGCCGCACAAAATCGCCGCCGCTTGCAAGAATTGCTGGACGAAACCCAATCGCAAGCTGAAGAGCTTCAGGCACAACATACCGAACTGGAAAACATCAACAGCGAACTAGAGGTTCAGGCGGAAAAACTGCAAGCCTCAGAAGAAGAGTTGCGCGCACAGCAGGACGAACTCCATTTCGCCAATCAGGCACTTGAGGAACGCAGCCTGTTACTCGAAGAAAGAAATCAGGTTATCTCCGCCAGAAATATTGAGATTCAGGAAAAAGCTGATGCGCTGGCGCAAAGCATGCGTTACAAATCTGAATTCCTGGCCAATATGTCCCACGAGCTGCGCACACCGCTGAACTCAATTCTGCTGCTGTCGCGCTTGATGTCGGAAAATAACAATCACAACCTCACCAACGACCAGATTGAATACGCCCGCGTTATTGAAACCTCCGGGCAGGGTTTGCTGACGCTGATTGATGAAATCCTCGACCTGTCGAAGATTGAATCGGGCAAGATGGAGCTGGAATATCAATTAGTACCCATCGCTGAAATTGCCGATGATATTAAATCCCTGTTCAAGCCGGTGGCGCTCGCTAAAAACCTGGAATTCAAGGTACAGATATCACCGGACCTGCCGGAATCTATCGAAACGGACAAGCTGCGGCTGGAACAAATTCTTCGCAATCTGGTGTCCAATGCACTCAAATTTACCGCCAAGGGTTATGTCAGCCTGACAGCGGTGCCCGTGGCTCAGGATAACCGACTGATAGACATCGTCGTAAAAGATACCGGCATCGGTATTCCCACGGACAAACAGGAATTGGTATTTGAAGCCTTTCAGCAAGCCGATGGTTCGACCCAACGTAAATATGGCGGAACCGGTTTGGGGCTCTCCATCAGCCGGGAGTTGGTCAAGTTATTAGGTGGTGAAATTCGCCTGACCAGTGAGGTCAATGCGGGCAGCGAATTTACCGTGCGTGTACCGCTGCGTAAACATAATATTCCGGCCCCCCAACCAGCACCGGTTGCAACACCCGAGATCAACCCCATCGAAGAATCCCGCAAGAAATTTATCAGTACCGATGTGCCTCGCAGCATTCCGGATGATCGGGAACATGTCGGTCGCACTGATAAAGTCATCCTGATTGTTGAGGACGACGTTAACTTCGCCAAAGCGCTGTTGGAATATACGCGCGAAAAAGGCTACAAAGGAATCGTTGCCGTGCGCGGCGACGAAGGCCTGGAACTCGCCAAAGAGTTCCTGCCCCTGGGTATCCTGTTGGATATTCAGTTACCAGTGAAGGATGGCTGGGAAGTGATGGAAGAACTCAAGGCGAACCCCAGCACTCGCCATATTCCCGTGCATATTATGTCGGTACACCAATTTAAAAATGAGAGCCTGTTAAAAGGTGCCGTCGACTTCATTGATAAACCGATTGCCTTTGAAAAAATGCACAGCGTCTTTCAAAAGATTGAATATGTCCTGACGCATCACCCGAAAAAAGTCCTGATTGTTGAAGAGAATACCAAGCACGCCAATGCCCTCGCCTACTTCTTGCAGAAATTTGACGTGCGCCTTGAAGTCAAAAGTGGTGTTGATGATGCCGTCACGTCACTCAGGCAGCAGGATGTAGATTGCGTCGTGCTAGACATGTGTGTTCCCCATGAACGCTCCTATGAAACACTGGAGGAAGTAAAAAGGACGCCGGGCCTGGAAAATTTACCGATCATTGTCTTTACCGGCAAAAGCCTGTCTTCAACTGAAGAGGTCAAGCTCAAACGTTACGCTGATTCTATTGTGGTCAAAACCGCGCATTCGTTTCGACGTATCCTCGATGAAGTATCACTCTTCCTGCACCTCATGGAGAAGAAGGAATCCGACAACAGCCCCCGGAAATCCAAACAACACACTCTGACATTGGATGACATTCTGGAAAATAAAACCGTACTCCTGGTTGACGACGATGTACGCAATATTTTCTCACTGACCAAAGTGATGGAAAGCATCAAGATGAATGTGGTCACCGCCATTGATGGCAAGGATGCATTAAAGCAGCTGACAGAAAATCCGCAGGTGGATATTGTCTTGATGGATATGATGATGCCGGAAATGGATGGCTATGAGACCACCAAAGCCATTCGCACAAATCCCGCGTACAGTGAATTGCCGATTATCGCTGTAACAGCCAAGGCAATGGTTGGTGATCGGGATAAATGTATCCAGGCCGGGGCATCGGACTACATCACCAAGCCCGTCGATATTGACCAATTGTTGTCATTGCTGCGCGTTTGGCTTTATGAAAAAAATTGA
- a CDS encoding glycoside hydrolase family 3 N-terminal domain-containing protein: MKKPSLKLTLFSALLITLTSCSNQDVTPPVTQKVGIEGWPKLESPVSDVTTEQHVEQLLSRMTLEEKVGQIMQGEIQAVTPDDIKKYHLGSVLNGGGSMPNRIANAKPKDWLALADTLYNASMDTSDGKVAIPVIWGTDAVHGHNNVTGATIFPHNIGLGATNNPDLIRQIGAVTAREVRATGIEWVFAPTIAVAQNDFWGRTYESYAEDPKLVQEYARAMVEGLQGQVNSPAFLQEQHVVATAKHFLADGGTVGGDDQGDARISEQELIDIHNPGYPAALSAGVQSVMASFSAWNGEKMHGNQYLLTDVLKNRMGFDGFVVGDWNGHGQVPGCTNDSCAQAINAGVDLVMVPYDWKPMYENTLAQVKSGEISAARLDDAVRRILRVKVRAGLFDKKPSERELAGSENIIGHPEHRAIARQAVRESLVLLKNHNRVLPIKPQQTVLVAGDGADNIGKQSGGWSVSWQGTGNTNASFPGATSIYAGIKTAVENAGGNAVLSADGSYTTKPDVAIVVFGEDPYAEGQGDLGTLEFEPVTKTNLALLKSLKAKNVPVVSVFISGRPLWVNPELNASDAFVAAWLPGTEGAGVADVLIAKADGSANHDFKGTLTFSWPKLPLQAQLNSHHPDYDPLFAYGYGLTYASGKTGPKTLPEKVADVATGKAGDIKFYVGRPLQPWNVFFNNHERNQILSGAYAALPDGSVVIRTSDKDVQEDALTLTWKNTWSAGLTLEGGKPLDLREHLKNGVLSLDMNVIELAKGGVNFRLQCGEQCKRKVPFTEQAFAMAGKGWQNIRLPLSCFAQEGDDFSAVTLPFALETGGAGELAIANVQFLKNGTPNATCPDYKTVAVTPSMLNEFWARDWWEPRHKEKLQRIQQGNVDLLMIGDSITQGWENEGNTVWQEYYADRNAVNLGYGGDRTENVLWRLQHGEVDGINPKVAVLMIGTNNTGHRLAQPQYTATGIKTVLQELRTRLPETRILLLGIFPREEKPDAEMRQINNRINDIIKTYADNQHIFYLNINDHFLTDDGTLSRSVMPDLLHLNESSYATWAKAMEPTLLKLLQE; the protein is encoded by the coding sequence ATGAAAAAACCCTCACTAAAACTAACGTTGTTTAGCGCCTTGTTAATCACCCTGACAAGCTGCTCCAACCAGGACGTTACCCCACCCGTAACGCAAAAAGTCGGCATCGAAGGCTGGCCAAAACTCGAAAGCCCCGTCAGTGATGTCACCACCGAACAACACGTCGAGCAACTCCTCTCCCGCATGACCCTCGAAGAAAAAGTCGGCCAGATCATGCAAGGCGAAATCCAGGCCGTTACGCCCGACGACATCAAAAAATATCATCTGGGCTCAGTACTCAACGGCGGCGGCTCCATGCCCAACCGTATTGCCAATGCAAAACCGAAAGACTGGCTCGCACTTGCCGACACCCTCTACAACGCCTCCATGGACACCAGCGATGGCAAAGTCGCCATTCCGGTTATCTGGGGCACCGACGCCGTACACGGCCACAACAACGTCACCGGCGCGACGATTTTCCCGCACAACATTGGCCTCGGTGCCACCAACAATCCAGACCTGATTCGCCAGATTGGCGCAGTGACTGCGCGGGAAGTTCGTGCGACTGGTATTGAATGGGTTTTCGCGCCGACAATTGCTGTGGCACAAAACGATTTCTGGGGGCGCACCTACGAGAGTTATGCGGAAGATCCAAAGCTGGTGCAGGAGTATGCGCGCGCAATGGTGGAAGGTTTGCAGGGGCAAGTAAATTCCCCGGCATTTCTGCAAGAGCAACATGTCGTTGCCACCGCAAAACATTTCCTTGCCGATGGCGGCACCGTTGGTGGAGACGACCAGGGTGATGCGCGAATCAGTGAACAGGAGTTAATTGACATCCATAACCCCGGTTATCCCGCCGCGCTTTCTGCGGGCGTGCAAAGTGTGATGGCAAGTTTCTCTGCCTGGAATGGCGAGAAGATGCACGGCAATCAATATCTGCTGACCGATGTACTGAAAAATCGCATGGGTTTTGATGGCTTTGTTGTAGGTGATTGGAATGGTCACGGCCAGGTACCGGGTTGTACGAATGATTCCTGCGCACAAGCGATTAACGCCGGCGTTGATCTGGTAATGGTGCCTTACGATTGGAAACCGATGTATGAAAATACATTGGCGCAAGTGAAATCCGGTGAAATCAGCGCGGCGCGCCTGGACGATGCCGTGCGTCGTATCTTGCGCGTTAAAGTGCGCGCGGGTTTGTTTGATAAAAAACCTTCCGAGCGCGAACTGGCCGGCAGCGAAAATATTATCGGCCATCCGGAACATCGGGCTATCGCCCGGCAGGCGGTGCGCGAAAGTCTGGTGCTGTTAAAAAACCACAATCGCGTGTTGCCGATCAAGCCGCAGCAAACAGTACTGGTCGCCGGTGATGGTGCCGACAACATCGGTAAACAATCCGGCGGTTGGAGTGTGAGCTGGCAAGGAACCGGTAATACCAACGCCAGTTTTCCGGGTGCGACCTCCATTTATGCCGGAATCAAAACGGCAGTTGAAAATGCAGGCGGCAACGCGGTGTTATCAGCTGATGGCAGTTACACCACCAAGCCGGATGTAGCCATTGTTGTGTTCGGTGAAGATCCATATGCAGAAGGACAGGGTGATCTGGGAACGCTGGAATTTGAACCGGTGACCAAAACCAATCTCGCTTTGCTGAAATCATTAAAAGCTAAAAATGTTCCCGTGGTCTCGGTATTTATCTCCGGCCGCCCCCTGTGGGTGAATCCTGAATTGAATGCATCCGACGCGTTTGTAGCGGCCTGGTTGCCGGGCACCGAGGGCGCGGGTGTGGCTGATGTGTTGATCGCCAAGGCAGACGGTTCGGCCAACCACGACTTCAAAGGTACGCTGACATTTTCCTGGCCGAAATTACCGCTGCAGGCGCAATTGAATTCGCATCATCCGGATTATGATCCGCTGTTCGCCTACGGTTATGGTTTGACCTATGCCTCCGGAAAAACCGGGCCGAAAACCCTGCCGGAAAAAGTGGCGGATGTGGCAACCGGTAAAGCCGGTGATATTAAATTTTATGTAGGCCGTCCGCTGCAGCCCTGGAATGTTTTCTTCAACAACCATGAACGTAATCAAATCCTCAGCGGTGCATACGCAGCCTTGCCTGATGGCAGTGTGGTGATCAGAACCAGCGATAAAGATGTGCAGGAAGACGCGCTGACCTTAACCTGGAAAAACACCTGGAGCGCGGGCCTCACCCTCGAAGGCGGCAAACCGCTGGACTTGCGCGAGCATCTGAAAAACGGCGTTTTATCACTGGATATGAATGTGATTGAGCTGGCCAAGGGTGGTGTGAATTTCCGTTTGCAATGCGGCGAGCAATGCAAACGCAAAGTGCCGTTCACCGAGCAGGCATTTGCCATGGCTGGAAAAGGCTGGCAAAACATCCGTCTGCCTTTGTCCTGTTTTGCGCAGGAGGGTGACGACTTCAGCGCGGTGACTTTACCCTTCGCACTGGAAACCGGCGGCGCCGGCGAACTGGCCATCGCCAACGTCCAATTCCTGAAAAACGGCACGCCCAATGCCACCTGCCCGGATTACAAAACCGTTGCGGTAACGCCGTCCATGCTCAACGAATTCTGGGCGCGCGACTGGTGGGAGCCACGCCATAAAGAAAAATTGCAACGTATCCAGCAGGGCAATGTAGATTTGCTGATGATTGGCGACTCCATCACCCAAGGTTGGGAAAACGAAGGCAACACCGTTTGGCAGGAATATTACGCCGACCGCAACGCCGTGAACCTCGGCTACGGCGGTGACCGCACTGAAAATGTCTTATGGCGTTTACAACACGGCGAAGTAGACGGTATTAATCCCAAGGTGGCGGTGCTGATGATCGGCACCAACAACACCGGCCATCGTTTAGCGCAACCACAATACACGGCCACCGGTATCAAAACCGTTTTGCAAGAACTGCGCACGCGTTTGCCCGAAACCAGGATTTTGCTGCTAGGCATATTCCCGCGCGAAGAAAAACCCGATGCCGAAATGCGCCAGATCAACAACCGCATCAACGACATCATCAAAACCTATGCCGACAATCAACACATCTTTTACCTGAACATCAACGACCATTTCCTGACCGACGACGGCACCCTATCACGCTCAGTCATGCCAGATTTGTTACACCTGAATGAAAGCAGCTACGCCACCTGGGCCAAAGCCATGGAACCAACACTGCTGAAACTCTTGCAGGAATAA
- a CDS encoding DUF3617 domain-containing protein, translated as MKTYKTCIALLLGCAISTPALAVKIDMTPGLWEHKFTMTNPSGEMEAAMKKMQEQLANMSPEERKMMESMMSSYGIGIGEDGTSVKMCVTQADIDRGDLPQQDEDCQQEILEQTKHTFKIKFSCAGNPPSSGTGEITFSSPKAYTGKSTFVTEVNGKTEQMAMTQSGKWLSTDCGNIKPVSGQ; from the coding sequence ATGAAAACATATAAAACCTGCATCGCATTATTACTTGGTTGTGCAATAAGCACACCAGCGCTCGCTGTAAAAATCGACATGACACCCGGCTTATGGGAACACAAATTCACCATGACCAACCCCAGCGGTGAAATGGAAGCAGCCATGAAAAAAATGCAAGAACAACTGGCCAATATGTCACCCGAAGAACGCAAGATGATGGAAAGCATGATGTCCTCCTACGGCATTGGCATCGGAGAAGACGGCACCTCCGTCAAGATGTGTGTTACACAGGCAGATATTGATCGCGGCGATCTCCCCCAACAGGATGAAGATTGCCAGCAAGAGATCCTTGAACAAACCAAACATACATTCAAGATCAAATTCAGTTGTGCCGGTAATCCGCCCTCAAGCGGTACGGGAGAAATTACGTTTAGTTCGCCAAAAGCCTACACCGGAAAATCGACCTTTGTTACAGAGGTCAATGGCAAAACTGAGCAAATGGCTATGACCCAAAGTGGTAAGTGGCTATCCACCGATTGCGGCAATATCAAACCCGTGAGTGGTCAATAA